A region from the Anaerohalosphaeraceae bacterium genome encodes:
- a CDS encoding OmpA family protein, translated as MKMVKTLIGIVSVAALIFITGCQQPTIDELRTQNRLQQERISSLENELTQCSVNLQQCQKDKEMLAGQGSADLQAKNALIAALEADLEKKKALIAQMQAQLLQSGAPLPPELNLRLQEFAKTSDMITFDESTGMLKFKSDLLFDLGSDKVAASAQEALRQLAAIMKTPEAAGFDMVIVGHTDDVPIKKPSTLQAHPTNWHLSVHRSISVLNALIAAGIAPERMAVKGYGEYRPVEPNKPNKGGNAANRRVEIYIVPSTR; from the coding sequence ATGAAGATGGTTAAGACTTTGATTGGAATTGTTTCCGTTGCCGCTCTGATCTTTATAACCGGTTGTCAACAACCGACTATTGATGAGCTCCGGACTCAGAACCGACTCCAGCAGGAACGCATTTCCAGCCTGGAAAATGAATTAACTCAGTGCAGCGTCAACCTGCAGCAATGCCAGAAAGACAAAGAAATGCTCGCCGGCCAAGGCAGCGCAGACCTTCAGGCCAAGAATGCCCTTATAGCGGCCCTTGAAGCAGATTTAGAAAAGAAGAAGGCCCTGATTGCTCAGATGCAGGCCCAACTGCTTCAGAGCGGTGCTCCCCTGCCGCCGGAATTGAATCTGCGGCTTCAGGAGTTCGCCAAGACCAGCGATATGATTACCTTTGATGAAAGCACCGGGATGCTTAAATTCAAGAGCGACCTGCTGTTTGACTTAGGCAGCGACAAGGTTGCCGCCTCGGCTCAGGAAGCCCTTCGGCAGCTGGCCGCGATTATGAAAACACCGGAGGCCGCGGGATTTGATATGGTGATTGTTGGGCATACAGATGATGTGCCGATTAAGAAGCCCAGCACCCTGCAGGCCCATCCGACGAACTGGCATCTGTCGGTCCATCGTTCCATATCCGTTCTGAACGCTCTGATAGCGGCCGGCATCGCGCCGGAACGAATGGCCGTCAAGGGTTACGGCGAATACCGTCCTGTTGAACCGAACAAGCCCAACAAAGGCGGCAATGCAGCCAATCGCCGGGTGGAGATTTATATTGTTCCCAGCACACGGTAG
- a CDS encoding choice-of-anchor Q domain-containing protein, whose product MWLTRQFEYPYWSTNSTFTSPGVCAAWNDPFNPIPYHDSGKSVITNGDVEITIHTEVVHPVWSVMGYITDTNSLGFMYSDAYFFLQTYVIRNLKNEPLTNLEFYQFLHSHGADEYGPYVNSTYCDAAFPDPLANYVPFNPVHRVGNFRYDITQWNGPKTSSSHVDFVGFSSTVEPDWIDNSMYRGHQGRPRDGTHVHIEDRVLNGKDRIYGEEVGGAMGWALGTLDPNESTSLTLAFLFGPQKETEKLVLGKTDDVEAGGCVGPGDTLTYTLQWQNVGTEDAQDAVLVDYLPKGVDYDPVLSLEPLVLDPNYNPADHTYTWHLGTIPAGSSGSRQLRVTVTERAEPGMPMRNRAVLTSSLGLVSAEWDTRVCCWSGEEVIYVDRRAKGADVGTRWRDAYTDLRRALARAAVGCGCEIWVAQGEYDPGRLPEETFVIPAGVRVYGGFAGNESSRQQRNPKKYKTILTDAADAERNETVVRMMNNSFLDGFTITGADNPEGPSYGIYGSGVDFSLANCIVENNADFGIRAINGNIILEWCYVRNNGSDGIRHSGEGYTLSMSNCWVMKQMRNGVFCQSSTPRIFNSIISESDLSEFGNAGVRMINPTNPPVLHNLTMAYNRNVGLSFVDNRTLSDPNDKDWPEVQNCILWYNNRGGEQVSGFGREHIYYSCIYDPNHPQGNFTPDGNGNISVEPKFAYEDPNNVRILYDSPCKDAGNPYLEYEGQTDMDHQERVYGAAVDMGAYEVHCEDISNPLDWNADGLVNFFEFSSFAHAWLSRDPNDPSITDPNLVDPNDFIGWNPVWDLNGNYAVGLSDLILFTNETPWLWKACWLDIEQIQGMGSGGGDMLLMGGDFMGLKDMQSASEAIEQPEVSIEGRISHLQEAIAFLERIWREDPEMQKDIDAEVWKNFMDTVYQGLLELQADSVRREQE is encoded by the coding sequence ATGTGGCTGACGAGGCAATTTGAGTATCCCTATTGGTCCACCAACAGTACTTTTACCTCGCCGGGGGTCTGCGCGGCCTGGAATGACCCTTTCAACCCCATTCCCTATCACGATAGCGGCAAGTCGGTCATAACCAATGGAGATGTGGAAATCACGATTCATACCGAAGTGGTTCATCCGGTCTGGTCGGTTATGGGGTATATTACCGACACCAACAGCCTTGGTTTTATGTACAGTGATGCGTATTTCTTTCTGCAGACCTATGTGATTCGGAATCTGAAAAACGAACCGCTGACGAATCTGGAGTTTTATCAGTTTCTGCACAGTCATGGAGCGGATGAGTACGGGCCGTATGTGAATTCGACGTATTGTGACGCGGCCTTTCCGGACCCGCTGGCAAATTATGTTCCGTTCAACCCCGTTCATCGGGTGGGCAATTTTCGCTATGACATTACGCAGTGGAACGGGCCGAAGACTTCCTCCAGTCATGTGGATTTTGTTGGGTTCAGCAGCACGGTGGAACCGGACTGGATTGACAATTCTATGTATCGAGGCCATCAGGGCCGACCGCGGGACGGGACGCACGTTCATATTGAAGACCGTGTTTTAAACGGCAAAGACCGGATTTACGGAGAAGAAGTCGGCGGGGCGATGGGCTGGGCCCTGGGGACACTGGACCCCAACGAAAGCACGTCGCTGACTCTGGCGTTTCTGTTTGGTCCGCAGAAAGAGACGGAAAAACTGGTCCTGGGAAAGACGGATGATGTGGAGGCGGGAGGATGTGTGGGACCGGGGGATACGCTCACATACACTCTCCAGTGGCAGAATGTCGGTACGGAAGATGCGCAGGATGCGGTGCTGGTGGATTATCTGCCGAAGGGAGTGGATTATGATCCTGTCCTGAGCCTCGAGCCGCTGGTTTTGGATCCGAATTATAATCCGGCCGACCATACATACACCTGGCATTTGGGGACGATTCCGGCCGGCAGTTCCGGCAGCCGACAGTTGAGGGTGACGGTCACGGAACGGGCTGAGCCGGGGATGCCGATGCGCAATCGGGCGGTTTTGACGAGCTCGCTGGGGCTGGTGAGTGCGGAGTGGGACACGCGGGTTTGCTGCTGGAGTGGGGAGGAGGTGATTTATGTGGACCGGCGTGCGAAGGGAGCGGATGTGGGGACCCGCTGGCGGGATGCCTATACGGATTTGCGGCGGGCGCTGGCCCGAGCGGCCGTCGGCTGCGGCTGTGAAATATGGGTGGCGCAGGGCGAGTATGATCCGGGGCGTCTGCCGGAGGAGACGTTTGTGATTCCGGCCGGGGTGAGGGTTTACGGCGGTTTTGCGGGAAATGAAAGCAGTCGGCAGCAGCGGAATCCAAAAAAGTATAAAACCATCCTGACCGATGCGGCCGATGCGGAACGCAATGAAACTGTGGTACGGATGATGAATAACAGTTTTCTTGATGGGTTTACTATAACGGGTGCGGACAATCCCGAAGGGCCAAGCTATGGTATTTATGGTTCCGGGGTTGACTTTTCACTTGCCAACTGCATTGTAGAAAATAACGCAGATTTTGGCATCAGAGCGATTAACGGCAACATAATTCTGGAATGGTGTTATGTGCGAAATAATGGCTCTGACGGGATAAGACATTCAGGAGAAGGGTATACGCTATCGATGAGCAACTGCTGGGTGATGAAGCAGATGAGAAATGGAGTGTTTTGTCAAAGTTCCACTCCGCGAATCTTCAATAGCATCATTTCAGAGTCAGATCTATCCGAATTTGGTAATGCAGGCGTCCGAATGATTAACCCGACGAATCCGCCAGTTCTTCATAATTTGACGATGGCTTATAACAGAAATGTTGGGTTATCATTTGTTGATAACCGAACACTTTCTGACCCCAATGACAAAGACTGGCCGGAGGTACAGAATTGTATTTTGTGGTACAACAATCGAGGGGGAGAACAGGTTTCCGGTTTCGGGAGGGAGCATATCTACTACAGCTGCATCTATGATCCGAATCATCCGCAAGGGAATTTCACGCCGGACGGCAACGGCAACATCAGCGTCGAGCCGAAGTTTGCCTATGAGGACCCCAACAATGTGCGGATTTTATACGATTCGCCCTGCAAAGATGCGGGCAATCCGTATCTGGAGTATGAGGGGCAGACGGATATGGACCATCAGGAGCGGGTGTACGGGGCGGCGGTGGATATGGGGGCGTATGAGGTGCACTGCGAGGACATCTCCAATCCTTTGGATTGGAATGCGGATGGTTTAGTCAACTTTTTCGAGTTCAGCTCTTTTGCTCATGCCTGGCTGAGCCGGGACCCGAATGACCCTTCTATTACCGATCCAAACCTGGTTGATCCGAATGATTTTATCGGCTGGAATCCGGTTTGGGATTTAAACGGCAATTATGCTGTTGGTCTGTCGGACCTGATTCTGTTTACCAACGAAACACCGTGGTTGTGGAAAGCGTGCTGGCTGGATATCGAGCAGATACAGGGAATGGGCAGCGGCGGCGGGGATATGCTGTTGATGGGCGGCGATTTTATGGGGCTCAAAGATATGCAGTCTGCTTCCGAGGCAATCGAACAGCCGGAGGTGTCAATCGAAGGCCGGATTAGCCACCTCCAGGAAGCGATTGCGTTTTTGGAGCGCATTTGGCGGGAGGACCCGGAGATGCAGAAAGATATTGACGCCGAGGTCTGGAAAAACTTTATGGATACAGTCTATCAGGGTCTTCTTGAATTGCAGGCCGACAGTGTCCGGAGAGAACAAGAATGA
- a CDS encoding helix-turn-helix domain-containing protein — MAGKYYTLQEVMEKLGKSEEQVKALVKEGTLRQYLDKGQALFDQTQVDALAADQQGLLDLTAAGTDFDLKLEETAEIKLLPDEEETPETPKKESEGGFGLSMAGEENLSSEDTRATSMGINVLDESDEGYKLAADTKGETRAGELEEIESLDADANLESVGSGSGLLDLSLQADDTSLGAVLDDILPAAAEGAAEAPLAEEPLKLAEEAPLEEVSEEAKTPQAVSAAEAASLESVTAPSGAAVQLAAAAPVDPATTAYGLAMLVPFASLIIAAIALGAGLRHIRPGLLNLLAGSQLMGVSMAWWIAGGLFVLTLLLLAVFNSMLSEKPPKPAGIAQKPKKEKAPKPEKKKKK; from the coding sequence ATGGCAGGCAAATATTACACCCTTCAGGAAGTAATGGAAAAACTCGGCAAGAGCGAAGAACAGGTGAAAGCCCTCGTCAAAGAAGGCACGCTTCGCCAATATCTCGATAAGGGACAAGCCCTCTTTGACCAAACACAGGTGGATGCACTGGCTGCCGACCAGCAGGGTTTGCTGGACCTGACCGCCGCCGGAACGGACTTTGACCTGAAGCTGGAGGAAACGGCCGAAATCAAGCTCCTGCCCGATGAAGAGGAAACCCCTGAAACCCCGAAAAAGGAAAGCGAAGGCGGATTCGGCCTGAGCATGGCCGGCGAAGAAAACCTCAGCTCTGAAGACACACGGGCAACCTCGATGGGCATCAATGTTTTGGATGAAAGCGATGAGGGCTACAAACTGGCCGCCGATACCAAAGGGGAAACCCGCGCCGGCGAACTGGAAGAAATCGAAAGTCTGGATGCCGACGCCAACCTCGAAAGCGTCGGCAGCGGCTCCGGCCTTTTGGACCTATCCCTGCAGGCGGATGACACCTCGTTAGGAGCGGTGCTGGACGACATTCTGCCCGCCGCAGCGGAAGGGGCCGCAGAAGCGCCGCTGGCAGAAGAACCGCTCAAACTGGCCGAAGAGGCCCCGCTTGAGGAAGTCTCAGAAGAGGCCAAAACCCCGCAGGCGGTCTCCGCCGCCGAAGCGGCTTCGCTCGAATCCGTTACAGCTCCATCCGGCGCCGCAGTACAACTCGCTGCCGCCGCCCCAGTGGACCCGGCCACCACCGCCTACGGTCTAGCAATGCTGGTTCCCTTTGCTTCGCTGATTATTGCGGCAATTGCCCTGGGGGCCGGGTTGCGGCATATCCGCCCCGGACTTTTGAACCTCCTGGCCGGTTCTCAGCTGATGGGAGTCTCTATGGCCTGGTGGATTGCAGGCGGTCTTTTCGTCCTGACGCTGCTCCTGCTGGCTGTTTTCAACTCAATGCTGTCGGAAAAACCGCCTAAGCCGGCAGGCATCGCTCAAAAGCCCAAAAAAGAAAAGGCCCCAAAACCCGAGAAAAAAAAGAAAAAATAA
- the ndk gene encoding nucleoside-diphosphate kinase → MPERTLIILKPDAVHRHKMGQIIQRFEDKGLKLVAAKFMKIPESLARRHYAVHEGKPFFEGVVRYLSSSPVLIMVWQAEGVIQMARKLMGATFGYEAEPGTIRGDFGCSRGFNLIHGSDSPASAEYEISLYFKPEEVFDYTFADEQYLYGRND, encoded by the coding sequence ATGCCGGAAAGGACGCTGATTATCCTCAAGCCTGATGCCGTACATCGGCATAAGATGGGACAAATTATCCAGCGATTTGAGGACAAGGGCCTGAAACTGGTAGCGGCCAAGTTTATGAAGATTCCCGAATCGCTGGCCCGCAGGCACTACGCGGTTCACGAAGGCAAGCCCTTTTTTGAAGGCGTCGTAAGGTATTTGTCCTCATCACCCGTATTGATTATGGTCTGGCAGGCCGAAGGGGTCATCCAGATGGCTCGAAAACTGATGGGGGCCACCTTCGGCTACGAGGCCGAACCGGGCACGATTCGCGGGGATTTCGGATGCAGCCGCGGATTCAACCTGATTCACGGCTCCGACAGTCCCGCCTCGGCAGAGTATGAAATCAGCCTTTACTTCAAACCCGAAGAGGTTTTTGACTATACCTTTGCGGACGAACAATATCTTTATGGACGGAATGACTGA
- the metK gene encoding methionine adenosyltransferase, which translates to MAGTNQSAGGCSAARRHFFTSESVTMGHPDKVADQISDAVLDAMLAQDPNSRVACETLVSTGMVVIAGEITSKAVVDIPQVARDTIRSIGYTDPNIGFDADNCAVLVSLKQQSPDIAIGVDTGGAGDQGLMFGYACTETPAYMPLPIYLAHEITNRLTQMRQTGKIKWLRPDGKSQVTVEYGENGKPRRIHAVVCSTQHDASVVDRKTERMSERARKELIEKVILPVLPKKLVDKNTIFHINPTGRFEIGGPKGDCGLTGRKIIVDTYGGRGSHGGGAFSGKDPSKVDRSASYMARYIAKNIVAAGLADTCEIQLSYAIGVAEPISILVNTEGTAKIDENRLEALVRDFFPLTPKGMIQHLKLRRPIYTETARNGHFGRNHPNFTWEKTDMAAKLRKAAGL; encoded by the coding sequence ATGGCCGGAACCAATCAGTCCGCAGGCGGCTGTTCCGCTGCCCGTCGGCACTTTTTCACCAGCGAATCCGTCACAATGGGCCATCCGGATAAAGTTGCCGACCAGATTTCCGATGCTGTCCTGGATGCGATGCTCGCCCAGGACCCCAACAGCCGCGTCGCCTGCGAAACGCTCGTGTCCACCGGCATGGTGGTCATCGCCGGCGAAATCACCTCCAAAGCCGTCGTCGATATCCCCCAGGTGGCCCGCGATACCATCCGCAGCATCGGTTATACCGACCCGAATATCGGCTTTGATGCCGACAACTGCGCCGTCCTGGTTTCTCTGAAACAGCAAAGCCCCGATATTGCAATCGGTGTGGATACCGGCGGTGCCGGCGACCAGGGCCTGATGTTCGGCTATGCCTGCACGGAAACCCCGGCGTATATGCCCCTGCCTATCTATCTGGCACACGAAATCACCAATCGGCTGACCCAAATGCGTCAAACCGGCAAAATCAAATGGCTGCGTCCCGACGGCAAAAGCCAGGTCACCGTCGAATACGGCGAAAACGGAAAACCCCGCCGCATTCACGCTGTGGTGTGCAGCACCCAGCATGATGCCTCCGTCGTGGACCGAAAGACCGAGCGGATGTCCGAGCGGGCCCGTAAAGAACTAATTGAAAAAGTCATCCTGCCCGTTCTGCCCAAAAAACTCGTGGACAAAAACACGATCTTTCATATCAACCCAACCGGACGGTTTGAAATCGGCGGTCCCAAAGGCGACTGCGGGCTGACGGGGCGCAAAATCATTGTGGACACCTACGGCGGACGAGGCAGCCACGGCGGCGGCGCCTTCAGCGGAAAAGACCCTTCGAAAGTGGACCGTTCCGCCAGCTATATGGCCCGCTATATCGCCAAAAACATCGTCGCCGCCGGCCTGGCCGACACCTGTGAAATCCAGCTGTCCTATGCCATCGGCGTTGCCGAACCCATCAGCATCCTGGTGAACACCGAAGGCACGGCAAAAATCGACGAAAATCGTCTGGAAGCACTCGTCCGGGACTTTTTCCCGTTGACCCCGAAAGGAATGATTCAGCACTTAAAACTGCGGCGTCCTATCTATACCGAAACGGCAAGAAACGGCCATTTTGGGCGAAATCACCCCAATTTCACCTGGGAAAAAACCGATATGGCCGCCAAACTCCGCAAAGCCGCCGGACTCTGA